The Methanofollis sp. genome includes the window CTGGACATAGAGGGGATCTTTGACGAGCCTTTTCACCTCGTCGACGACCGGGTTGAAGCGCTCGATGTGGCCGACGCCGACGGTGATGTCGTCCGGGATCAGGCCGAGGAGCTGCTTCCCCTCCTCGGCGGTGAGGCAGATCGGCTTCTCGATGAGGGTGTGCACCCCGGCCCCGATGACCTGTCCTGCCGTCGAACAGTGGTACGGCGTCGGGACGCAGACCGAGATGCACTCGGCCTTCCGCAGGAGTTCGTCCATCGAGTGGCAGACCTCGGCGTCGTTCGCGGCTGCGACTCTCTCTGCGGCCGCCGCATCAAGGTCGTAGACATAGGTCGTGCCGACCTCTTTCAACTCGGTGTAGACCCGCACATGGTTCCTGCCCATCGTGCCGGTGCCGATGACGCCTGCGTCCATCTAGATCACCTCGTTGATCGCATCGCAGATGTACGCCCTTTCCTCGTCGGTCACGGCCGGGTGGACAGGGATGGAGAAGACGGATGCTGCAAGCGATTCGGCGACCGGGCAGGAGGCATTCAGGCCTGCAAAGACGGGCTGGCGGTTGAGCGGGACAGGGTAGTGGACTGCCGTCCCGATCCCCTTCTCCCGGAGACGGGCCATGAACGCGTCCCGTGAGAGGGCCGCCTCTTCGGTCACCCGGAGCACGTACTGGTGGTAGACATGGGTCATGCCCGCCGCCACCGGCGGTGTGAGGATGCCGGATGCGCGGATGTGGCTGTCATAGTATGCGGCGGTCTCCTGCCGGCGCCTGTTGAAGCCGTCGAGTTTCGAGAGTTGCACGAGGCCGATCGCGGCGGCGATATCGGTGAGACGGTAGTTGTAGCCGAGTTCGGTGTGGAGGTACTTGTCTGACTGGCCGTGGTTGATGACCCGGCGGAGGCGTGCGTCGTAGTCGTCCGAGGACGTCGTGACCATGCCGCCCTCCCCTGTCGCCATGTTCTTCGTCGCATAGAAGGAGAAGCAGGCGAGGTCGCCGAGAGACCCGGTCCTCTGTCCGCGATATTCGGCGCCATGGGCCTGGGCGGCGTCCTCGATGAAGACGAGGTGGTGGTCGTCGCAGATCTCCCGGATAGCCCCGGCGTCGCAGGGCTGGCCGTACAGGTGGACGCCGATGACAGCCTTTGTCCGCGGGGTGACGAAATTCTCAACGGAGGCCGGGTCGATGGTGAAGAGTGCGGGGTCGACGTCGGCGAAGACCGGCGTCGCGCCGCACATAGCGACCGAGGACGCGGTCGCAAAGAAGGTGAAGGCCGGGACGATCACCTCGTCACCCGGGCCGACGCCTGCCGCGAGCAGGGCGGCATGGAGGGCGGCCGTGCCCGAGTTGACGGCGACGGCATGTCTGGACCCGCAATATGCGGCGAACTGTTCTTCGAACATAGCCGTGCGGCCGCCCTGTGCGATCATGCCTGATGCAAGGACCGCCGTCACGGCGTCCGCTTCCTCTGCCCCGAGAAGGGGGCGTGCGATCGGGATCGTCATATCAGTCGCGCATCCCCGCAGGAAGGTCGACAAAGCGTGCAGGTGCCCCGATCGCCATCATCCTGGCCGGGACGTCATGGGTGACGACCGCACCCGCGGCGACGAGCGCCCCCTCGCCGATCGTGATGCCCGGGAGGATCACCGCGCCGGCCCCGATCGAGACGCCGTCCCTGACCATCGGCCCCTGGAGGGGCGGCCTGCCCCGCGGCGGGTAACGGTCGTTGGTCAGAACCGCGTTCGGGCCGATGAAGACATTGTTCCCGATCATCGTGTTTGTCGGGATATAGACCATGCTCTGGAGGGATACATGGCTCCCGAGGACACAGTCCCCCTCGATCACTACCGATGTGCCGACGGCGACATGATCCCCGATCTTTG containing:
- a CDS encoding DegT/DnrJ/EryC1/StrS aminotransferase family protein, coding for MTIPIARPLLGAEEADAVTAVLASGMIAQGGRTAMFEEQFAAYCGSRHAVAVNSGTAALHAALLAAGVGPGDEVIVPAFTFFATASSVAMCGATPVFADVDPALFTIDPASVENFVTPRTKAVIGVHLYGQPCDAGAIREICDDHHLVFIEDAAQAHGAEYRGQRTGSLGDLACFSFYATKNMATGEGGMVTTSSDDYDARLRRVINHGQSDKYLHTELGYNYRLTDIAAAIGLVQLSKLDGFNRRRQETAAYYDSHIRASGILTPPVAAGMTHVYHQYVLRVTEEAALSRDAFMARLREKGIGTAVHYPVPLNRQPVFAGLNASCPVAESLAASVFSIPVHPAVTDEERAYICDAINEVI
- a CDS encoding acyltransferase gives rise to the protein MIEYGINRLGEGARVFEPVTLGFPSRDRLDQKEYPGTVIGKNAVLRSGTIIYCDVEIGDEFSSGHNVLIRERTKIGDHVAVGTSVVIEGDCVLGSHVSLQSMVYIPTNTMIGNNVFIGPNAVLTNDRYPPRGRPPLQGPMVRDGVSIGAGAVILPGITIGEGALVAAGAVVTHDVPARMMAIGAPARFVDLPAGMRD